A genome region from Gadus chalcogrammus isolate NIFS_2021 chromosome 7, NIFS_Gcha_1.0, whole genome shotgun sequence includes the following:
- the LOC130385305 gene encoding solute carrier family 46 member 3, whose translation MGGSYLIQPVVAFYGFGLFMTIPLLQQYVYARLWEQLSSAPYSSSQSAQCVNSSSNLTFTIMEVQKQASVFILYAELSFLVPSMFSCPLLVSCSDSLGRKAAIVPPLLGNLLFSVCCFLISCFSLDLHFLLGAGFVAGLFGGPSALLGGCFAYVADRCREEARGLSRRRTLSMASVDLSWGLIAGLAPACTGILIYAIGFRWPFLIVFLLYLLPLAYVVLVLGDSLASVIPLPSPSSSSSSSSSSSSSSCPSLRGCLGLSRQKLLGQLQSVYMMFVTGSRRRNTALGLTLAVFALFKMCRDGGMSIIILYQLNQPLCWSELLIGCSSLLGMIIHLGSYAGVSFFSRCLDDANVVLLGLLSLAGGLLMAAFAHTTLLMLLVRLPLILSDMPSAVLRSMMSNLVPGSEQGAVFACVVFLEMLSACVALVVFNSTYAATVTWFSGFSFLLASLLTVIPALLIGVLKGLPQNREEDRYSLTAEEVDFGTGVVEATITGAV comes from the exons ATGGGCGGCTCCTACCTGATCCAACCCGTGGTGGCGTTCTACGGCTTCGGGTTATTCATGACCATACCGCTGCTGCAACAGTACGTGTACGCCAGACTGTGGGAGCAGCTCTCTAGCGCCCCCTACTCCTCATCTCAGAGCGCACAATGTGTCAACAGTTCTTCAAATCTGACCTTCACAATCATG GAGGTGCAGAAGCAGGCGTCTGTCTTCATCCTGTACGCAGAGCTGAGCTTCCTGGTGCCCAGCATGTTCTCCTGccccctcctggtctcctgcAGCGACTCTCTGGGCCGGAAGGCGGCCATTGTGCCCCCTCTGCTGGGAAACCTGCTCTTCAGCGTCTGCTGCTTCCTCATCAGCTGCTTCTCCCTGGACCTGCACTTCCTGCTGGGGGCCGGCTTCGTGGCGGGGCTATTCGGGGGCCCGTCGGCGCTGCTGGGGGGCTGCTTCGCCTACGTGGCCGACCGCTGCAGAGAGGAGGCGCGT GGTCTCTCCCGCCGCCGGACCCTGTCCATGGCCAGCGTGGACCTGAGCTGGGGCCTGATCGCCGGCCTGGCGCCCGCCTGCACAGGGATCCTCATCTACGCCATCGGGTTCAGATGGCCCTTCCTCATCGTCTTCCTGCTGtacctcctccccctggcctacgtggtcctggtcctgggagACTCCCTGGCCTCAGTTATACCCTTGCCAtcgccatcctcctcctcctcttcctcttcctcctcctcctcctcctcctgcccctcgtTGCGTGGTTGCTTGGGCCTGTCGAGGCAGAAGCTGCTGGGCCAGCTGCAGAGCGTGTACATGATGTTTGTAACGGGGAGCCGCAGGAGAAACACCGCGCTGGGACTCACACTGGCAGTCTTTGCTCTGTTTAAG ATGTGTAGGGACGGGGGGATGTCCATCATTATCCTCTACCAGCTAAACCAGCCCCTGTGTTGGAGCGAgctcctgattggctgtagtTCCCTACTGGGCATGATCATCCATCTGGGCAGCTACGCGGGTGTGTCCTTCTTTTCCCGTTGCCTCGACGACGCCAACGTGGTCCTCCTAGGACTGCTGTCCCTCGCCGGGGGTCTGCTCATGGCCGCCTTCGCACACACCACGCTGCTTATGTTGCTGG tcAGGCTTCCCTTAATCCTGTCTGACATGCCGAGTGCTGTCCTGCGCTCCATGATGTCAAACTTAGTCCCGGGCTCTGAACAAG GTgccgtgtttgcgtgtgtggtgtTCCTTGAGATGTTGAGTGCGTGCGTGGCACTTGTGGTGTTCAACAGCACCTACGCAGCCACAGTGACCTGGTTCTCCGGATTCAGCTTCCTCCTCGCCTCCCTCCTCACAGTTATCCCGGCCCTACTGATTGG CGTTCTAAAAGGCCTCCCACAGAACAGGGAAGAGGACAGATACAGTCTGACGGCCGAGGAAGTGGACTTTGGAACAGGCGTCGTCGAGGCGACCATCACTGGGGCGGTATAG